A DNA window from Bombus huntii isolate Logan2020A chromosome 10, iyBomHunt1.1, whole genome shotgun sequence contains the following coding sequences:
- the LOC126870028 gene encoding vinculin isoform X5: MFSRAAKMPVFHTKTIESILEPVAQQVSRLVILHEEAEDGNAMPDLGRPVQAVSMAVANLVKVGKETINSSDDALLKQDMPAALQRVEGASRLLEEASAMLKQDPYSGPARKKLIEGSRGILQGTSSLLLCFDESEVRKIIRECKRVLDYLAVTEVIETMEDLVHFLKNLSPCLSKVSKEVSAREKELTHQVHREILVRCLEQVKTLAPILICSMKIFIHIISQGSKGAEEAAENRNYLAGRMSDELNEIIRVLQLTTYDEEEWDADQLTVLKKAQSAIESRIRAAYDWLDDGLALRGGVGEKSLRQIVEQAQRLAERYLPPSQAEPLQKLTSQIVTMTNALCELRQNEKGTTPQAEALARGIKEKTNELRNAIASAIEAADKSGTTQTAHTVAGRLEQANKWLLNPQHDDKGLGQRAIALIIHEGKKNQQHVASVAEGLPGIHKAEILQLCDEVDNLSHQLGDLCAHGQGNTPRAQEIARQLSHKLYELKNRIQQAVVSRVVEDFIDITTPLKQFTDAVLAPEGTLGRDQNFNDKTHALQTFSNRAAKTARMVAAGGSGGNKKLAEALTASASQVESLTPQLINAGRIRMTYPDSKAADEHFENLRQQYAETMQRARALCDEATDSGDFIRTSEEQMQKHSFLCEEAIAKSHPQKMVDNTAAIARLANRVILVAKQESDNSEDPAFIQRVNQATDILQNSVAPMVQDAKLVAININDSNAVSRWRESNRALLSNVGQVRKAIIIQPDLIPPPEVSQLHLNDEKQLPSRQYNYFIDKVGEPLRNQPSPSNLCVVSSNLNTNKPQHRSISPLPKWAREGDNPDLLYQELASDNELEKSVHDGVGYYYDYGNNDEVVPPRPPLPGGDIPPPRPPPPETDDEDEMFMHAPQPNQPIMMAAHGLHQEVRQWSSKDNEIIAAAKKMAILMGRLSGLVRGEGGNKRDLIACAKAIAEASQEVTRLAKELARECTDKRIRTNLLQVCERIPTIGTQLKILSTVKATMLGAQDELIGCSTEEDQEATDMLVGNAQNLMQSVKETVRAAECASIKIRTASGMKLRWVRRQPWYQY; encoded by the exons ATGTTTTCGCgt GCAGCTAAGATGCCGGTATTTCATACAAAAACCATAGAAAGTATCCTCGAGCCTGTTGCACAGCag GTTTCGAGACTTGTCATCTTACATGAAGAAGCTGAAGATGGAAATGCAATGCCTGATTTGGGAAGGCCTGTGCAAGCAGTTAGTATGGCAGTGGCAAATCTTGTTAAG GTAGGaaaagaaacaattaattCTTCTGATGATGCTTTGCTTAAACAAGATATGCCTGCTGCTTTACAACGAGTTGAAGGAGCTTCACGTCTCTTGGAAGAGGCATCGGCTATGTTAAAACAAGACCCATATTCTGGACCAGCTAG GAAAAAGTTAATAGAAGGTTCACGTGGGATCCTTCAAGGAACTAGTTCCTTACTTTTGTGCTTTGATGAAAGTGAAGTACGTAAAATTATTAGGGAATGCAAAAGAGTATTAGATTATTTGGCAGTAACAGAAGTTATTGAAACAATGGAAGATTTGGttcattttcttaaaaatttaagTCCTTGTCTCAGCAAAGTATCGAAAGAAGTGAGTGCTCGTGAAAAAGAACTAACTCATCAAGTACATAGAGAAATTCTGGTACGCTGCTTAGAGCAA gTAAAAACACTTGCACCAATTCTCATCTGctctatgaaaatatttattcacatTATTTCTCAAGGAAGTAAAGGAGCAGAAGAAGCAGCTGAAAATCGTAACTATTTAGCTGGCAGAATGTCAGatgaattaaatgaaattattaggGTATTGCAACTTACTACATATGATGAAGAAGAATGGGATGCTGATCAGTTAACA GTATTAAAGAAAGCACAAAGTGCTATAGAATCTAGGATAAGAGCTGCTTATGATTGGTTAGATGACGGACTTGCTTTGCGAGGTGGAGTAGGGGAAAAGAGTCTTCGTCAAATAGTTGAACAAGCACAACGATTGGCAGAAAGATATCTCCCGCCTTCACAGGCAGAACCATTGCAAAAATTAACTTCACAAATTGTTACTATGACCAATGCACTTTGTGAATTAAGACAGAATGAAAAAG gAACTACACCGCAAGCGGAAGCTTTAGCGCGTggtataaaagaaaaaacaaacgaACTTCGCAATGCTATTGCCTCTGCTATAGAAGCTGCTGATAAATCTGGTACCACGCAAACTGCTCACACAGTTGCAGGTCGTCTAGAACAAGCGAATAAATGGCTTCTTAATCCACAACATGATGATAAAGGACTTGGTCAGAGAGCTATAGCTTTAATTATACACGAAGGAAAAAAg AATCAGCAACACGTAGCAAGC GTTGCCGAAGGTCTACCAGGAATACATAAAGCAGAAATTCTACAACTTTGCGATGAAGTTGACAATCTCTCTCATCAACTTGGAGATTTATGCGCTCATGGTCAAGGGAACACACCTCGTGCCCAAGAAATCGCTCGTCAATTGTCGCATAAGCTGTATGAACTGAAAAATAGAATACAACAAGCCGTTGTGTCGAGAGTAGTCGAAGATTTCATCGATATAACGACGCCTTTAAAACAATTTACGGACGCTGTATTAGCTCCGGAAGGCACTTTAGGTCGCGATCAAAATTTCAATGATAAAACCCATGCTCTTCAAACATTTTCCAATAGGGCAGCAAAAACAGCCAGAATGGTGGCTGCTGGTG GTAGTGGAGGTAACAAAAAATTGGCAGAAGCGTTAACTGCAAGTGCTTCGCAAGTTGAATCTTTAACACCACAATTAATTAATGCTGGACGAATTCGAATGACTTATCCAGACAGTAAAGCTGCGGAtgaacattttgaaaatttgcgACAGCAATATGCAGAAACAATGCAGAGAGCACGTGCATTATGCGATGAAGCAACTGATAGTGGGGATTTCATTAGAACTTCTGAAGAACAAATGCAAAAGCATTCGTTCCTATGTGAGGAAGCTATAGCAAAAAGTCATCCACAAAAAATGGTTGACAATACAGCTGCCATTGCTAGATTGGCTAACAGAGTAATACTTGTGGCAAAACAAGAAAGTGATAATAGCGAGGATCCTGCGTTCATTCAAAGAGTGAATCAAGCTACAGACATTCTCCAAAATA GTGTTGCTCCGATGGTCCAAGATGCAAAGTTAGTTGCGATTAATATTAACGATAGTAATGCAGTTTCTCGTTGGAGAGAAAGTAACCGCGCA CTTTTGTCTAATGTTGGACAAGTCCGTAAAGCTATCATAATTCAACCAGATCTAATACCCCCACCAGAGGTATCGCAATTACATCTTAATGATG AAAAACAATTGCCAAGCCGTCAATATAATTACTTCATAGACAAAG TTGGTGAACCTTTAAGAAATCAACCATCGCCAAGCAATTTATGTGTCGTCAGCTCCAATTTAAACACAAATAAACCTCAACATCGCTCTATCAGCCCATTACCAAAGTGGGCACGTGAAG gAGATAACCCTGATCTCTTATATCAAGAACTGGCTTCTGACAACGAGTTAGAAAAATCAGTTCACGATGGAG TAGGCTACTACTATGATTATGGTAATAATGATG AAGTCGTCCCACCGCGTCCACCTCTGCCTGGTGGAGATATTCCGCCTCCACGACCTCCACCACCGGAAACGGATGATGAGGATGAAATGTTTATGCACGCACCGCAGCCTAATCAGCCTATAATG ATGGCTGCTCATGGCTTACACCAAGAAGTACGACAATGGTCAAGCAAAGACAATGAAATTATTGCTGCTGCGAAGAAAATGGCTATTTTAATGGGTCGATTATCAGGTTTAGTTAGAGGAGAAGGTGGTAATAAACGGGATCTGATCGCATGTGCTAAGGCCATTGCAGAAGCTTCTCAGGAAGTAACTCGTTTAGCTAAGGAATTAGCTAGAGAATGTACCGACAAACGTATTCGTact AATCTCCTTCAAGTTTGTGAACGAATACCTACTATAGGTacacaattaaaaatattatctaCAGTGAAAGCTACAATGCTAGGTGCACAAG ACGAATTGATTGGCTGCA GTACAGAAGAAGATCAGGAAGCAACAGACATGTTAGTTGGAAATGCTCAAAATCTTATGCAAAGCGTAAAAGAAACTGTTCGTGCTGCAGAATGTGCCAGTATAAAGATTCGTACCGCATCTGGTATGAAATTACGCTGGGTGCGACGACAGCCTTGGTATCAGTactaa
- the LOC126870028 gene encoding vinculin isoform X3, which produces MFSRAAKMPVFHTKTIESILEPVAQQVSRLVILHEEAEDGNAMPDLGRPVQAVSMAVANLVKVGKETINSSDDALLKQDMPAALQRVEGASRLLEEASAMLKQDPYSGPARKKLIEGSRGILQGTSSLLLCFDESEVRKIIRECKRVLDYLAVTEVIETMEDLVHFLKNLSPCLSKVSKEVSAREKELTHQVHREILVRCLEQVKTLAPILICSMKIFIHIISQGSKGAEEAAENRNYLAGRMSDELNEIIRVLQLTTYDEEEWDADQLTVLKKAQSAIESRIRAAYDWLDDGLALRGGVGEKSLRQIVEQAQRLAERYLPPSQAEPLQKLTSQIVTMTNALCELRQNEKGTTPQAEALARGIKEKTNELRNAIASAIEAADKSGTTQTAHTVAGRLEQANKWLLNPQHDDKGLGQRAIALIIHEGKKNQQHVASVAEGLPGIHKAEILQLCDEVDNLSHQLGDLCAHGQGNTPRAQEIARQLSHKLYELKNRIQQAVVSRVVEDFIDITTPLKQFTDAVLAPEGTLGRDQNFNDKTHALQTFSNRAAKTARMVAAGGSGGNKKLAEALTASASQVESLTPQLINAGRIRMTYPDSKAADEHFENLRQQYAETMQRARALCDEATDSGDFIRTSEEQMQKHSFLCEEAIAKSHPQKMVDNTAAIARLANRVILVAKQESDNSEDPAFIQRVNQATDILQNSVAPMVQDAKLVAININDSNAVSRWRESNRALLSNVGQVRKAIIIQPDLIPPPEVSQLHLNDEKQLPSRQYNYFIDKVGEPLRNQPSPSNLCVVSSNLNTNKPQHRSISPLPKWAREGDNPDLLYQELASDNELEKSVHDGVGYYYDYEVVPPRPPLPGGDIPPPRPPPPETDDEDEMFMHAPQPNQPIMMAAHGLHQEVRQWSSKDNEIIAAAKKMAILMGRLSGLVRGEGGNKRDLIACAKAIAEASQEVTRLAKELARECTDKRIRTNLLQVCERIPTIGTQLKILSTVKATMLGAQETLPTWEELMLYGTEEDQEATDMLVGNAQNLMQSVKETVRAAECASIKIRTASGMKLRWVRRQPWYQY; this is translated from the exons ATGTTTTCGCgt GCAGCTAAGATGCCGGTATTTCATACAAAAACCATAGAAAGTATCCTCGAGCCTGTTGCACAGCag GTTTCGAGACTTGTCATCTTACATGAAGAAGCTGAAGATGGAAATGCAATGCCTGATTTGGGAAGGCCTGTGCAAGCAGTTAGTATGGCAGTGGCAAATCTTGTTAAG GTAGGaaaagaaacaattaattCTTCTGATGATGCTTTGCTTAAACAAGATATGCCTGCTGCTTTACAACGAGTTGAAGGAGCTTCACGTCTCTTGGAAGAGGCATCGGCTATGTTAAAACAAGACCCATATTCTGGACCAGCTAG GAAAAAGTTAATAGAAGGTTCACGTGGGATCCTTCAAGGAACTAGTTCCTTACTTTTGTGCTTTGATGAAAGTGAAGTACGTAAAATTATTAGGGAATGCAAAAGAGTATTAGATTATTTGGCAGTAACAGAAGTTATTGAAACAATGGAAGATTTGGttcattttcttaaaaatttaagTCCTTGTCTCAGCAAAGTATCGAAAGAAGTGAGTGCTCGTGAAAAAGAACTAACTCATCAAGTACATAGAGAAATTCTGGTACGCTGCTTAGAGCAA gTAAAAACACTTGCACCAATTCTCATCTGctctatgaaaatatttattcacatTATTTCTCAAGGAAGTAAAGGAGCAGAAGAAGCAGCTGAAAATCGTAACTATTTAGCTGGCAGAATGTCAGatgaattaaatgaaattattaggGTATTGCAACTTACTACATATGATGAAGAAGAATGGGATGCTGATCAGTTAACA GTATTAAAGAAAGCACAAAGTGCTATAGAATCTAGGATAAGAGCTGCTTATGATTGGTTAGATGACGGACTTGCTTTGCGAGGTGGAGTAGGGGAAAAGAGTCTTCGTCAAATAGTTGAACAAGCACAACGATTGGCAGAAAGATATCTCCCGCCTTCACAGGCAGAACCATTGCAAAAATTAACTTCACAAATTGTTACTATGACCAATGCACTTTGTGAATTAAGACAGAATGAAAAAG gAACTACACCGCAAGCGGAAGCTTTAGCGCGTggtataaaagaaaaaacaaacgaACTTCGCAATGCTATTGCCTCTGCTATAGAAGCTGCTGATAAATCTGGTACCACGCAAACTGCTCACACAGTTGCAGGTCGTCTAGAACAAGCGAATAAATGGCTTCTTAATCCACAACATGATGATAAAGGACTTGGTCAGAGAGCTATAGCTTTAATTATACACGAAGGAAAAAAg AATCAGCAACACGTAGCAAGC GTTGCCGAAGGTCTACCAGGAATACATAAAGCAGAAATTCTACAACTTTGCGATGAAGTTGACAATCTCTCTCATCAACTTGGAGATTTATGCGCTCATGGTCAAGGGAACACACCTCGTGCCCAAGAAATCGCTCGTCAATTGTCGCATAAGCTGTATGAACTGAAAAATAGAATACAACAAGCCGTTGTGTCGAGAGTAGTCGAAGATTTCATCGATATAACGACGCCTTTAAAACAATTTACGGACGCTGTATTAGCTCCGGAAGGCACTTTAGGTCGCGATCAAAATTTCAATGATAAAACCCATGCTCTTCAAACATTTTCCAATAGGGCAGCAAAAACAGCCAGAATGGTGGCTGCTGGTG GTAGTGGAGGTAACAAAAAATTGGCAGAAGCGTTAACTGCAAGTGCTTCGCAAGTTGAATCTTTAACACCACAATTAATTAATGCTGGACGAATTCGAATGACTTATCCAGACAGTAAAGCTGCGGAtgaacattttgaaaatttgcgACAGCAATATGCAGAAACAATGCAGAGAGCACGTGCATTATGCGATGAAGCAACTGATAGTGGGGATTTCATTAGAACTTCTGAAGAACAAATGCAAAAGCATTCGTTCCTATGTGAGGAAGCTATAGCAAAAAGTCATCCACAAAAAATGGTTGACAATACAGCTGCCATTGCTAGATTGGCTAACAGAGTAATACTTGTGGCAAAACAAGAAAGTGATAATAGCGAGGATCCTGCGTTCATTCAAAGAGTGAATCAAGCTACAGACATTCTCCAAAATA GTGTTGCTCCGATGGTCCAAGATGCAAAGTTAGTTGCGATTAATATTAACGATAGTAATGCAGTTTCTCGTTGGAGAGAAAGTAACCGCGCA CTTTTGTCTAATGTTGGACAAGTCCGTAAAGCTATCATAATTCAACCAGATCTAATACCCCCACCAGAGGTATCGCAATTACATCTTAATGATG AAAAACAATTGCCAAGCCGTCAATATAATTACTTCATAGACAAAG TTGGTGAACCTTTAAGAAATCAACCATCGCCAAGCAATTTATGTGTCGTCAGCTCCAATTTAAACACAAATAAACCTCAACATCGCTCTATCAGCCCATTACCAAAGTGGGCACGTGAAG gAGATAACCCTGATCTCTTATATCAAGAACTGGCTTCTGACAACGAGTTAGAAAAATCAGTTCACGATGGAG TAGGCTACTACTATGATTATG AAGTCGTCCCACCGCGTCCACCTCTGCCTGGTGGAGATATTCCGCCTCCACGACCTCCACCACCGGAAACGGATGATGAGGATGAAATGTTTATGCACGCACCGCAGCCTAATCAGCCTATAATG ATGGCTGCTCATGGCTTACACCAAGAAGTACGACAATGGTCAAGCAAAGACAATGAAATTATTGCTGCTGCGAAGAAAATGGCTATTTTAATGGGTCGATTATCAGGTTTAGTTAGAGGAGAAGGTGGTAATAAACGGGATCTGATCGCATGTGCTAAGGCCATTGCAGAAGCTTCTCAGGAAGTAACTCGTTTAGCTAAGGAATTAGCTAGAGAATGTACCGACAAACGTATTCGTact AATCTCCTTCAAGTTTGTGAACGAATACCTACTATAGGTacacaattaaaaatattatctaCAGTGAAAGCTACAATGCTAGGTGCACAAG AGACGCTCCCCACCTGGGAAGAGTTGATGCTTTATG GTACAGAAGAAGATCAGGAAGCAACAGACATGTTAGTTGGAAATGCTCAAAATCTTATGCAAAGCGTAAAAGAAACTGTTCGTGCTGCAGAATGTGCCAGTATAAAGATTCGTACCGCATCTGGTATGAAATTACGCTGGGTGCGACGACAGCCTTGGTATCAGTactaa
- the LOC126870028 gene encoding vinculin isoform X10, which yields MFSRAAKMPVFHTKTIESILEPVAQQVSRLVILHEEAEDGNAMPDLGRPVQAVSMAVANLVKVGKETINSSDDALLKQDMPAALQRVEGASRLLEEASAMLKQDPYSGPARKKLIEGSRGILQGTSSLLLCFDESEVRKIIRECKRVLDYLAVTEVIETMEDLVHFLKNLSPCLSKVSKEVSAREKELTHQVHREILVRCLEQVKTLAPILICSMKIFIHIISQGSKGAEEAAENRNYLAGRMSDELNEIIRVLQLTTYDEEEWDADQLTVLKKAQSAIESRIRAAYDWLDDGLALRGGVGEKSLRQIVEQAQRLAERYLPPSQAEPLQKLTSQIVTMTNALCELRQNEKGTTPQAEALARGIKEKTNELRNAIASAIEAADKSGTTQTAHTVAGRLEQANKWLLNPQHDDKGLGQRAIALIIHEGKKNQQHVASVAEGLPGIHKAEILQLCDEVDNLSHQLGDLCAHGQGNTPRAQEIARQLSHKLYELKNRIQQAVVSRVVEDFIDITTPLKQFTDAVLAPEGTLGRDQNFNDKTHALQTFSNRAAKTARMVAAGGSGGNKKLAEALTASASQVESLTPQLINAGRIRMTYPDSKAADEHFENLRQQYAETMQRARALCDEATDSGDFIRTSEEQMQKHSFLCEEAIAKSHPQKMVDNTAAIARLANRVILVAKQESDNSEDPAFIQRVNQATDILQNSVAPMVQDAKLVAININDSNAVSRWRESNRALLSNVGQVRKAIIIQPDLIPPPEVSQLHLNDEKQLPSRQYNYFIDKVGEPLRNQPSPSNLCVVSSNLNTNKPQHRSISPLPKWAREGDNPDLLYQELASDNELEKSVHDGVGYYYDYGNNDEVVPPRPPLPGGDIPPPRPPPPETDDEDEMFMHAPQPNQPIMMAAHGLHQEVRQWSSKDNEIIAAAKKMAILMGRLSGLVRGEGGNKRDLIACAKAIAEASQEVTRLAKELARECTDKRIRTNLLQVCERIPTIGTQLKILSTVKATMLGAQGTEEDQEATDMLVGNAQNLMQSVKETVRAAECASIKIRTASGMKLRWVRRQPWYQY from the exons ATGTTTTCGCgt GCAGCTAAGATGCCGGTATTTCATACAAAAACCATAGAAAGTATCCTCGAGCCTGTTGCACAGCag GTTTCGAGACTTGTCATCTTACATGAAGAAGCTGAAGATGGAAATGCAATGCCTGATTTGGGAAGGCCTGTGCAAGCAGTTAGTATGGCAGTGGCAAATCTTGTTAAG GTAGGaaaagaaacaattaattCTTCTGATGATGCTTTGCTTAAACAAGATATGCCTGCTGCTTTACAACGAGTTGAAGGAGCTTCACGTCTCTTGGAAGAGGCATCGGCTATGTTAAAACAAGACCCATATTCTGGACCAGCTAG GAAAAAGTTAATAGAAGGTTCACGTGGGATCCTTCAAGGAACTAGTTCCTTACTTTTGTGCTTTGATGAAAGTGAAGTACGTAAAATTATTAGGGAATGCAAAAGAGTATTAGATTATTTGGCAGTAACAGAAGTTATTGAAACAATGGAAGATTTGGttcattttcttaaaaatttaagTCCTTGTCTCAGCAAAGTATCGAAAGAAGTGAGTGCTCGTGAAAAAGAACTAACTCATCAAGTACATAGAGAAATTCTGGTACGCTGCTTAGAGCAA gTAAAAACACTTGCACCAATTCTCATCTGctctatgaaaatatttattcacatTATTTCTCAAGGAAGTAAAGGAGCAGAAGAAGCAGCTGAAAATCGTAACTATTTAGCTGGCAGAATGTCAGatgaattaaatgaaattattaggGTATTGCAACTTACTACATATGATGAAGAAGAATGGGATGCTGATCAGTTAACA GTATTAAAGAAAGCACAAAGTGCTATAGAATCTAGGATAAGAGCTGCTTATGATTGGTTAGATGACGGACTTGCTTTGCGAGGTGGAGTAGGGGAAAAGAGTCTTCGTCAAATAGTTGAACAAGCACAACGATTGGCAGAAAGATATCTCCCGCCTTCACAGGCAGAACCATTGCAAAAATTAACTTCACAAATTGTTACTATGACCAATGCACTTTGTGAATTAAGACAGAATGAAAAAG gAACTACACCGCAAGCGGAAGCTTTAGCGCGTggtataaaagaaaaaacaaacgaACTTCGCAATGCTATTGCCTCTGCTATAGAAGCTGCTGATAAATCTGGTACCACGCAAACTGCTCACACAGTTGCAGGTCGTCTAGAACAAGCGAATAAATGGCTTCTTAATCCACAACATGATGATAAAGGACTTGGTCAGAGAGCTATAGCTTTAATTATACACGAAGGAAAAAAg AATCAGCAACACGTAGCAAGC GTTGCCGAAGGTCTACCAGGAATACATAAAGCAGAAATTCTACAACTTTGCGATGAAGTTGACAATCTCTCTCATCAACTTGGAGATTTATGCGCTCATGGTCAAGGGAACACACCTCGTGCCCAAGAAATCGCTCGTCAATTGTCGCATAAGCTGTATGAACTGAAAAATAGAATACAACAAGCCGTTGTGTCGAGAGTAGTCGAAGATTTCATCGATATAACGACGCCTTTAAAACAATTTACGGACGCTGTATTAGCTCCGGAAGGCACTTTAGGTCGCGATCAAAATTTCAATGATAAAACCCATGCTCTTCAAACATTTTCCAATAGGGCAGCAAAAACAGCCAGAATGGTGGCTGCTGGTG GTAGTGGAGGTAACAAAAAATTGGCAGAAGCGTTAACTGCAAGTGCTTCGCAAGTTGAATCTTTAACACCACAATTAATTAATGCTGGACGAATTCGAATGACTTATCCAGACAGTAAAGCTGCGGAtgaacattttgaaaatttgcgACAGCAATATGCAGAAACAATGCAGAGAGCACGTGCATTATGCGATGAAGCAACTGATAGTGGGGATTTCATTAGAACTTCTGAAGAACAAATGCAAAAGCATTCGTTCCTATGTGAGGAAGCTATAGCAAAAAGTCATCCACAAAAAATGGTTGACAATACAGCTGCCATTGCTAGATTGGCTAACAGAGTAATACTTGTGGCAAAACAAGAAAGTGATAATAGCGAGGATCCTGCGTTCATTCAAAGAGTGAATCAAGCTACAGACATTCTCCAAAATA GTGTTGCTCCGATGGTCCAAGATGCAAAGTTAGTTGCGATTAATATTAACGATAGTAATGCAGTTTCTCGTTGGAGAGAAAGTAACCGCGCA CTTTTGTCTAATGTTGGACAAGTCCGTAAAGCTATCATAATTCAACCAGATCTAATACCCCCACCAGAGGTATCGCAATTACATCTTAATGATG AAAAACAATTGCCAAGCCGTCAATATAATTACTTCATAGACAAAG TTGGTGAACCTTTAAGAAATCAACCATCGCCAAGCAATTTATGTGTCGTCAGCTCCAATTTAAACACAAATAAACCTCAACATCGCTCTATCAGCCCATTACCAAAGTGGGCACGTGAAG gAGATAACCCTGATCTCTTATATCAAGAACTGGCTTCTGACAACGAGTTAGAAAAATCAGTTCACGATGGAG TAGGCTACTACTATGATTATGGTAATAATGATG AAGTCGTCCCACCGCGTCCACCTCTGCCTGGTGGAGATATTCCGCCTCCACGACCTCCACCACCGGAAACGGATGATGAGGATGAAATGTTTATGCACGCACCGCAGCCTAATCAGCCTATAATG ATGGCTGCTCATGGCTTACACCAAGAAGTACGACAATGGTCAAGCAAAGACAATGAAATTATTGCTGCTGCGAAGAAAATGGCTATTTTAATGGGTCGATTATCAGGTTTAGTTAGAGGAGAAGGTGGTAATAAACGGGATCTGATCGCATGTGCTAAGGCCATTGCAGAAGCTTCTCAGGAAGTAACTCGTTTAGCTAAGGAATTAGCTAGAGAATGTACCGACAAACGTATTCGTact AATCTCCTTCAAGTTTGTGAACGAATACCTACTATAGGTacacaattaaaaatattatctaCAGTGAAAGCTACAATGCTAGGTGCACAAG GTACAGAAGAAGATCAGGAAGCAACAGACATGTTAGTTGGAAATGCTCAAAATCTTATGCAAAGCGTAAAAGAAACTGTTCGTGCTGCAGAATGTGCCAGTATAAAGATTCGTACCGCATCTGGTATGAAATTACGCTGGGTGCGACGACAGCCTTGGTATCAGTactaa